Below is a window of Streptomyces sp. WMMB303 DNA.
AAGGGCGGCACCGGCCGCCGGCCGCCGCACGCGTCCCAGGGCGCCGCCGCACGCGTGCCAGGACGGGGAACGACCGGCGCGCCCCGAGCCGTGGAACGACCGGCGCCTCCCGGCATAGGGCGCCGCACAAGGGGCATACGCGCCCACATGGCCAGCGTTGCCGACAGACCGTCGCGGATCGCGAGGGACCGGTTCAGACAGGTCGCCGACCGGCTCGCCCACCGGTTCGCCACCACCACCCGGCGCCCCTACCGGCGTGCCGCGGGACTGGTACTCGTGACGCTGCTGGGGGCCTGGCTGGGGCTGCTCGCCGTGGGCAGCGTGCGGGAACCGGTGGGCCCCGTCGACACGACGATGACGCTGCGCCCCTCCGTCAGCGGCGGCACCAAGATCAACGTCGCGCCGCTGGGAGCGCTGACGCTGGACAGCCACACGGCACCGCTGCGGCTGGACGTCGATGTCGACGAGCTCGACCAGGAGCGCGCCTCCGCCCTGGTGGACCACCCCGAGCGGATCGAGGGCCTGCGGGACGAGATCTCGGACGACGTCCGCTCGGGCGCACTCGACCTCGGCGTACGCTCGGCTGTCGCGGTGCTGACCGGCTCCTGCGCACTGGCCCTCGCCGTCTACCGCAGGCCCCGCCGGGCCCTCGCGGCAGGCGGACTCTCCCTCGCGCTGCTGGTGGCCTGCGGCGCGACCGCGGCGCTCACCTGGAACCCGAAATCGGTGCTCGAGCCGAAGTTCTCCGGGCTGCTGGCGAGCGCACCGTCGGTGGTGGGCAACGCCCGCAGCATCGCCACCGAGTTCGACGTCTACCAGCAGGAGCTGGCACGTCTGGTCACCAACGTCACCAAGCTCTACGACGCGGCCTCCACCCTCCCCGCCTACCAGCCGGACCCGTCGACCACCCGGGTTCTGCACGTCTCGGACATCCACCTCAACCCCGCCGCCTGGCACATCGTCCGCTCGCTGGTCGAGCAGTACAAGATCGACGTGATCATCGACACCGGCGACACCATGGACCACGGCACGGCCCCCGAGAACGGCTTTCTGGAGCCCATACCGGACCTCGGCGCCCCGTACATGTGGGTCCGCGGCAACCACGACTCGAAGACCACCCAGCAGGCCATGGAAGAACTGGCGGGCACGTCCCCGTCGAAGGTGCACGTACTGGACGGGGGCGAACCGGTCGACGTCGCCGGGCTGCGAATAGCCGGCTGGGGTGACCCGCAGTTCACCCCGGACCGCTCGGTCGCCGCCGAGGGCGACCCGGCGGAGCGGGCGGAGGGCCGCAGGCTCGCCGCCGCGCTGCGCTCCCAGCGGGCCGCCGGCTCCCCCGTGGACATAGCCGTGGGCCACAACCCGGTGCTGGCCGAGCAGACCGACGGCCTCGTCCCGCTCGCCCTCGCCGGGCACACCCACAACCGCAGCACGCGGGTACTGCCGCGCGACACCCGGCTGATGATCGAGGGCTCCACGGGAGGCAGCGGACTGCGCGCTGTCGAGGGCGAGACGCCGGACAAGGTGCAGGCGTCGGTGCTCTACCTGGACCGGGACAGCAAGCGGCTCCAGGCGTGGGACGAGATCGACCTGGGCGGCCTGGGACTGTCCAAGGCGGAGGTGTCCCGCCACCTGCCGGAGGAGATCGAACCAGGCTCCTCGCCGTCCCCGTCGCCCTCCGCGCCGAGCCCCACCGGCACCAGCCCGGCAACCGGCCGCTGACCGGCCGCTGGGCGAGCGGGACGGGCAGGGCGGGGCGGGCGGCCGGCTCGCCGACCGTGCGGTGCGGCACGGCGAACCGCCCGGCACAGCGCCGTCCGGGCCCGGCATATGTTTTGGCGAACGGTCCGTGCATCCCATATGCTGCCCGAGCTTGCTGGAGCGCTGTTCAGGCGCACAGTCGGCGGTTTCGCCCTCATCGTCTAGTGGCCCAGGACGCCGCCCTTTCAAGGCGGTAGCACGGGTTCGAATCCCGTTGGGGGCACCCATGAAGACCCTCCTGAACTGCGGAAACGCGGCCAGGAGGGTTTTTTCGCTTCTCATGTGCTGACGTGTCAGCGCCAGGGTGCTGACACGAACACGCGATCGTGTATCAGGGACGAACCGGCTGCCAGTGGGCCTACCTACCGCATGACCTGCCGCAGAAGAGCGCGACCTCCTACTACTTCGCCGCATGGCGGGACGACGGGACCGACCATGTCATCCACGAACTCCTGCGGTGCCAGGTCCGCGAACGCGCCCGGCGATCAGAGGACCCGGCCCTGGTGGTTCTGGACACGCAGAGTGCCCATGTGGCCGTCTGCCAAGCCTCGGGCCCCGAGATGGTGCCGAAGAACGTCGAAGGCACCCGCGCAAAGCTGAAACGCCTGGTCAAGCTCGACATCCTCACCGAGGTCGACACCGGCATCTTCGCGCGAAGGCCATAGCCGGACACCTAGGGCCAGCAATCACTGGCCACAATCTGGTGTGCGTACTTGTTCTCCGGGTCGATGTCTTGGATCACCTTCAGGGCTTCATGCCGCCGCTCCGTCTCGCACATCAGCCGGACAAGGACGTACAGGGCGTCACGGTCACCGTCTTCGGCGCGCTCGCGCAGCGCGGACTCCATACCTCGCTCCCGAAGCGACCTGTTGAGTCTCCGAAGTGCGTGGCGATCCCTGAGGGCGAGCTCCGTAAGTTCTGGAATCCGTTCCGCTCGGACCAGCAGATCCATGTGCCACAGATGATTGTCGTGCCTGTCCGGATCGTGGGAGAAGCACTCGGCATGGGTGCTCACCAGCGCGATCGCTGCGTCCCAATCCTGAAGTCGCTCCGCAGCTCGAGCTCGCTCCGACCAGTCCACAGGCCGATGATCGCCCGTTGCCCAGCGAACAGCAACGGACAGCACCTTGAAGCACGCCTTGCGGAGCGCCCTTCAGGGCAAGCTGGCGTGCGTCCGGGGTCGCTCAAGCCTCTGCACCCTTGAAGTAGTCGCCCCCCGGCGAACGGTTCCAGGGCAGCCCCACGACACCACCTGGCTCGGCACTACTAGAACGCCAGGTCTTCCCAGGGGACACTCAGGGCGAAGGGCTCGGGGAACTCGATGCCGAGGCCGTCCGGCTCCCACTCGCCGACGGCTACGTACACCGAGGGGCGCAGCGGCTTGACGGCGAGCCCGGACCGGTCGATGGCGACCAGCTCGTACGCCCGAACGGAGGTGACCTCCCAGGTCGCGCTCGAGTCGAGCTCGATCTCCCAGTACCAGGGGATGGCCGCCTCCGCGTAGCGGTCCATCTTCCACTGCCGGCGCCGGGGGGTGTCCGAGCCGGAGAGCACCTCGCCCACAAGGACGGTGTCCGTGGCGAAGGTGTCGGCTCCACGGGGCAGACAGCGGCGGACCATGAAGTCAGGGGTGAGGAAGCTGGACTTGTCGGGCGTGAAGAAGACATTGGTCTCCACCTCGACCTGCCAGCAGCGCTCGTCCCTGCCGCTGCTCTCTCCCCTCATGGCGCGGCGGGCCGCGTCCTCGAGCGCGTTACGCATGCGCACGGCGAAACGCTGATGCTCCAGCGGGCCGCGCCTGTTCCAGGCGACCCTGCCCTGCCAGAGCTCGATCCCCTCGGCGACGTCGTCCGGAAGCTGCTGAAGTTCTTCCCAGCTCAGCATCTCGGGGGGGTGGAATTCAGGCCCCTCGGCTGCGCCCGCTGACATGCCGCCTCCACTGTTCGCGCTGCTGCCCCGAAGTCAACGTAGCGGACCCGGTACGCGCCGGAAAGCTACTCCGTGCAGCTCGGGCGGCCTGCCGGGGTTCCCCGCACCCCATGTGCTTGACGTGACTGGAGTTACACGAGCAACGATCGCGGGGTCGTGCTGACACGTCAGCACGGGTACCGGATCGAGCGAGACACAGCCGGATCGGGGCGGAGCGAAACGGCCCCACTCATCCGGCTTCGCCGCATTCCCGCAGGTCAGCGAGGTGACGATTTCGGGTTCGAATCCCGTTGGGGGCACCTCTCCCCGCCCCTCTGACCTGCGGAAACGCGGCCGGAGGGGCTTCTTCTCGTGCCGACGGGCCGATACGGGGCATGCGCGGCCCAGGTTCCAGCCGGCCCTTCCCAATCAACCCTGCCGCCTGCGCGAACGCAGGTAACAGGGGTTTCTCGCGCGCCAGGCGCTCCCGGCGGTCCGCACCTGGCCGGACGCTCGGAATGGGTCAGCCGATTCCCTATACGGTGTCGTACAACGTGGTCTAACCTGGGCTTTATACGGGGCCGTACAGGACGGGCCCGTACGGAGAGGGGCCGACCATGAGACTTCCCCGCACCGCGCACACCTCCCGCCCCTGGCGGATCCACCAGTTCGCACCCGACTTCCGCGTCGAGGACGTATGGCGGATGCCGACCCCGGGCGGCCCCGACGACCTCGCCCACCTCGTCGACCAGATGGCGAACGGCACCGATGCGCACCGCTCCAGCGCACCCTCGCGCCTGCTCTTCGCCATCCGCTGGCGACTCGGCAAGCTGTTCGGCTGGGACAGGCCCGACGCCGGCCTGGGCACCCGGGTGCCGACCCTGCGGGACCGGCTCCCCGCCGACCTGCGGCAGGAGCCTCCTGGCCCCGACCTCAAGGGCGTACCCGTGCCGTTCACGTCCGTCTACCACACCCGCGACGAGTGGGCCGCCGAGATGGCCAACCGCACCGTGCACGCCGTGATGCACATCGGCTGGGTCGAGGACGCGAAGGCCCCCGGCGGCTACCGCGGCCAGATGGCGGTCCTCGTGAAACCGAACGGGTTCGCCGGCTCGCTGTACATGGCGGCGATCAAGCCGTTCCGGTATCTGGGCGTGTACCAGCAGTTGCTGCTGGCCATCGGCCGCGAATGGCGGGCGGGCACCCCCGGACGGAGCACGGCCCACCGCTGACGGTTCGGGGCAGCCCCCGGGGTCTGTTACTCTTTTCCGGCGACGTCACCCCAGCTGGGGAGCGTTCCAAGCCCCGGAAACACGGTTGGGACCACACGTCGCACTGTGCGAGACTGTAGCTCGCACAAACGCTTGGTCCTGTGGAGCAGTTTGGAGTGCTCGCCACCCTGTCAAGGTGGAGGCCGCGGGTTCAAATCCCGTCAGGACCGCTGCGGCTGGGTAGCTCAGTTGGTACGAGCGTCCGCCTGAAAAGCGGAAGGTCGCCGGTTCGACCCCGGCCCCAGCCACCACCGCCCTGAACAGGGCATACGGCCCCACCGAAGATCTTCGGCGGGGCCGTTTTCGTGCCGGATACGCCCACCCGTACGCCAACGGCTCTCAGGAGAGGGTGTCCCCCAGCTTCCGGAGCGCCTTTCGCTGCTCGTCCAGCGACGCATGGGCGTAGACCTTCATGGTCACCCCGATGTCGCTGTGACCGACGATCTGCCGGACGATGTGCGGCGGCACCCCGAGGTCCAGCAGGAGCGAGACGGCCGAGTGCCGGAGATCGTGAAACCGGATCTCCAGCCCGAGCCGCTTGCGGAGCGGGTGCCAGCTCCTCCTGAGATTGTCCGGCTCCAGCGGAGTGCCGATGCGGGACGTGAAGACGAGACCACGCTCCTTCCACTCCATCCCGGCGGTGGCCCGCTCCTGCGCCTGCCGCTCGCGGTGCTCGGCGAGCGCCTTCACCACGACCGGCGGGAGCGGAATCGTGCGGAAAGAGGTCTTCGTCTTCGGCGCCACCAACGTCAGCTCACCGTTGACGCGCTGGAGTGCCCGCTCCACGATCAGCGTCTCGCGGTCGAGGTCGACGGCATCCCAGCGGAGCCCCAGCAGCTCACCCCTGCGCATCCCCAAGACCAGGGCGAGCACGTACAGCGCGTGCAAGCGGTCGTCGGCGGACTCTCGGAGCAAAAGCCGTGCCTCGGCGACGCTGAGGCCCTTCCCCGTGTCGTACGAGGGTGTGGTGACCTGTACCAGCTGGGCGACGTTCCGCACGATCAGCTCCTCCCGAACGGCGTTCTGAAGGGCGTTCCGCAGTACAGCGTGGATGGACTGCACCATGCGGCGGGACAGAAGCGACTGGCAGCACTCCCCCGCCGCGGCGCAGCACTCCGGCTCGGGACGCTCCTCATCCCACCCGTGCTTACAGCACTGGCACTCGGACGTGACGCGGGCGAGCCAGGTGCGGACCTCGGCGGCGCGGAGCGTACGGATCTTCTTCCGCCCGAGGCCGGGCACGAGGTGCACCCGGACCACGCTCTCGTACCCCTGGTACGTCTTCGGGCGCCGGTTGACCTTGACGACGCGGGCGAGCCAGTACGTCAGGTACTCATCCAGCCTCATGTTGGTGTCCGGCATTGGGATGCCCTGGTTCTCCTGATCCTGGAGTCGAGTGATCTTCTCTCGCACTTCGTCCCGAGTCTTTCCGTAAACCGAGACGCGCTTGCGAATGCCGGATGTCGTCGTCACGTAAACGCGGCCCTCGTATGAGCCGTTCTTGCGCTGGCTGATGCTGCCGTCGCCGTTGGCACGCTTGGCCATCAGGCGGCCTCCTTGAGCTTGTTGGACATGTAGGTGCGGAGCGATTCGGCGGGGATGCGTCGGGCGCGGCCCTCGGTGTAGCTGGGCAGGGCGCCGGAGCGGATGAGGTCGTAGACCTTGCTACGGCTGAGCCGCAGGGCACGCATGACCTCGGGGACCTTGAGTGCTTCGGGGGTGGTGACCGGTGTGCTGTTCATCAGGTGGTGCCTCCTGGGCAGCCGTGGCCCCAGTCGGGCCTCCCTCTCAGGTCCGCTACTTCCGCTACCTCCGCTACCTCGCAAGTCAGAGCCTTGATCAGGTAGCGGATTGGGGTAGCGGTAGCGGATTGGGGCCGCCGCCAGCCCACCGCGCAGTGGTGGGCAGGTAGCGGCAATGTGGTGTGCGGTAGCGGATGAATCGGGGCTTGCCGCTACCTTTTTCAGCTCTCTGAGCTGGGCGGTAGCGGCGGTAGCGGAAGTAGCGGATTCTCAGGGGGTGGGGGGCAGTACCGCTCCCAGGCGTCGTGCAGATCGCACGCGTAGAAGCCCTTGAGGACCCCGCCGCCGGTCTTGATGTTGCGGGCGACGATGGGGGTGTTGTCCGCCGTCATGTACTCCCGCAGCATCTTCGAGAGCCCGCGGGCGTTGAGCGGCTTGCCGCCCATGTCGGCCCATGGCGCGTCGTCCAGGGCCAGCAGCCGGTCGAGGATGGCGACGGTGGGCAGGCGGTCGATGCCGTTGAACACGTGGTCGCGCAGGTCGCACAGGAGCCGGATGCCGGTGCTGCCCTTGTCGTTGGCCTTGGCCGCGTTGACCAGTTCCACGCACGCCTCCCGGGCGCGCTTGGGCCAGTCGCCCCCTGCCGCGTCGGCCACCGCGATGAGCGGTTCCCACACGTCCGCGGGCCGGTCGGTGACCTCTTCGGGCATCGTGGGCCAGGTCTGCGCCACCTGCTCGCGTACGGTGTCGGCCCACTGCGCGAGCCGGTCCCGCAACTGGTGGCCTTCTGTCTCGTGGATGCGGGCGCGGAAGGGTTCGGCCTTCTCGTTCCTGGCTCGCCGGCGCATGCGGATGATGACGCTGCGGGTCAGGATCGTGTCCGGCAGCGAGCCGAGACCGGCCACGGCCACGGCGCAGTACGAGGGGAAGGCCACGACCTTCTGTGTGTCCCCCTCTGCAACGCAGCGGTAGGTGACCCCGGTACGGCGGTGTCCGGCGTTCAGGAAGCCGCGCAACTCCTCGTTGTCTCCGGCTTTGGGGCCGAAGACGGTATCGATCTCGTCGAAGAGGATCGTGGGCCGCCCCTCCAGGCCGGAGACGGCGCGGAAGAGTGCGGCGGCGCTGGCGTTGACCGCGACCATGGGGTGCGGCACCAGCGTTTCCACGATCTCCAACGCCCTGCTCTTGCCGCTCCCGGGTTCCGGGGAGAGGAACGCGAGGCGGGGTGTGGAGTCGAAGCACTCCAGCAGGTGCGCGTGCGCGTCCCACAGCGCCACGGCGACGTAGGCCGACTCGTGGGGGAAGACGTTGAAGCGCCGGTGGAAGCGCTCGACCTCTTCGAGCAGCGTGGCGCCGTCGGTGTCCTCGGTCATGCGGCGGCCCTCCCTTCCTGGGGAGCACGGAGCGGGCAGGTGGTGCGGTGTGCGGCGTGCGCCTCGGCCAGCGCCGCGACTTTCCGGTGGCCGACGGCGCTGCGGTTCCTTCCGCACGCACACCACGACGTGCCGGTGGGGATGGCTCCGCGGCCGGGCGCGGTGATGGTCAGCCAGGCCACCGGGTGCCGCATGCTGCTCGGGTGCGGGTCAGGGCGAAGTGCTGAAAGGGCGCCCTGACGGGCGACGTTCTTCGGCGCCCCACGGCCGTCCCGAGTCGGGGTCGGTTCGGCGGTGCTGGGCTGGTCGGTGGTGGGGATGCTTTTCAGGCGGGGGGAGTCGGGGGTACTCATGCGCTCTCCCGGGGCCGGGCGTTGCGGATGGACCAGTTCAGGGCGCTGCGCAGGGTGGAGCGGCACTCGGCGGCGGTGAGTCCGGCCGACTCTCCCCCCGCCTGAAAAGCCGTCTCGACCTCATGTCGGGGGATGTCGCCCCACGCCACGAAGCGCCCCATGGCGCGCGCGGCGGTGAACAGCGTGTGTTCCCGGACGCCCTCGCACGCGGCTGTGATGCGGGCCGTCTCCCTCTCCAGCGCCACCCGCGCCACCCGCGTGGCATCCCGCGGCGGCGCGAGCACCACCGGGGCCGGCGGGCGCTGCTCACGCAGCATCTCCGCGAGCCAGAGGGGCAGTGGTGCGACGGGCGCGGGGTCGGTGAGTTGGTAGGTGCCGCCCGGGGTGGTGCTGCCGGGGGCAACGACGTAGCCACCCCATGCGCGGGTGTCGATGCGCTTGGCCAGACGGCCGGCGCTGGACTTCAGCCGCTCGCCGGGCGGGGCGGTGAAGTACAGATGCTCCCCGCCGCTGGGTGTCCGCACGCGGCGGGTGTGGGGCACCGGCTGCCCGGCGCGCTCGCAGAGCGCCTCAAAGGCGGTTGCGCCGTCAGGCGCTCCTTTCTCGTCCTTCGGCTTGAGCGTGTCAAGGTCGACCACCAGCAGCCCGGCGGGACCGGTCGCGATCCCGACGTTGTACGACCGCTGTCCCCACGCGGTGCGGATGAGCTCGGGGTCGGTGGTGGCGCGCTGCTCGGGCGTCACGTGCCCGTCGGTGCAGCGGCCGGTGCCGGGGCAGCGGTCCTCCCGGTGTCCGGCCGGGCGCTTGCCTCCGGGCCGGAGGGGGATGACGGGCCAGCCTCGTTCCGCCGTCTCCAGAGCAGCGCTCAGAAGTTCCGGGTTCACGCGGCGGTCCTCCCTTCGAGGGTGGTCTGGTGCCAGGTGGGGAGCTTGGCGAGCATCCGTGTGCGCCAGGCCAGCGCGTAGGGCAGGCAGTTGGCGCAGTTCTTGTGCGTGTGGCCGGGGATGGGCTCGCGGCGGCGTGCGTGGGAGCTCCAGGCCATCGAGTCAGCGGAAGCCAGCAGGTCGCCGACGCGTTCCAGACCGAGGGTCTTGAAGCCGAAGCCGTGCAGTCGGTAGCCACGTGCGGCCATCGCGGTCACGATCTCCGCGCCCTGCCGAGTGGACTGCAAGCGGCACACCGACCCCAGGCCCACGACCGGTTCACGACGCAGGTTCACGCCAGAGCTCTCATACAGGTCCGCGCACGCGTGGTACTCCGCAACGCTTCCCCCCTGAAGGGTGGGGATGATCCGCAGTTCGGGAGCCAGGGACCGCAGATCCAGGAAGTTGCGCACTGTGCGGGCCTGGTGCTCCGCGACGCTCAGGTGCGTGCCGACAAAGGTGAGCGGTCCGACCTGTCCGCCGTGGATGATGAGGTCTTCACACATCCAATCCTGACCAGCGGCCCACTCATAAGGGCCCACGTGCTCCCAGATACGACGCAGATCCTCCACGTACTGGTGGGGAGTGCGTGTCCAGCGCCCGTAGCGCTGAAGCTCACTGAACCCCCCGGAATCCACGGCATAGGGGCCGCTGGCACGCAAAGGCTTGATGCAGTTGCGCAGGTGCTCCGACTTCAAGAACAACGGCACTGTGGTCTCGCGCAGCCAGTGCTTCTTGTGCGTGGTCAGATAGAACCTCACGCCGCCGCCCCCACGCTTGCCGGGAGCTCCCAGGAGGAGCTGAGGAAGGCGGACCCGAGCCACTGTGTGTAGGCGGGCGGGATGGCCTCGGTCAGCTCCTCGCGCACCTCCGTCCAGTCGATGCCCATCGCGGCCTGCATCTCGGCAACGGTGGCTTTCCCGCCGCCGGAGCCGTAGGCGGCCACATACGGCCCGTCGTGGAACTCGCCGTGGCGCCAGCCGCGCACCCTGCCCCGGTGCGGCCGGTGCGCCGGCTGCACAGCGGTCCAGCCGCCCAGTTCGAAGTTGCGGTGCCGCAGCACCCCCAGCCCGAACATCTCCCCGCACAGTGACAGATCCCGCCGCACGGGGGCGCGGCCGCCCGGCTGCTCGATCACGTACGGCACTCCGGAGGCGTCCAGCAGCTCGCGGAGGGCGGGGATGAGCTGGGTGTGGGTGCGTCCCCAGCCGCGAGAGGCGTTGGTGCCGACCGTGAGCGCGCACCCGTGCTGGCACGGCGGGGAGGCGTGCACGATGGCGTAGCGGCGAATCTCGCCCGAGGCGATCAGCGCGGCGAGGTGTTCGAGGGCCTCGGCACGGCGGAAAGCGAACGGGTAGTTCGGGCGTGGGGCGATGTCGATGCCGTGGACCTCGAACCCGGCGCGGTCGTAGCCGGTGGCGGCGCCGCCGGCGCAGCAGAACAGATCCAGCAGGTGCGGCCTGATGCGCGCTCGCCGGATGTCGGTGGGTTGGGTCATGCTGGGGACCTCCATTGGTCTGTTGAGGACTGGAGAGCAGGGACGGCCTCGGTCATTGGCGTGAGTGGGGCCGCCCCTGTCGTGTGTGGAAAGAGGGTTGGAGAGGGGTGCAGGCTGGGGCCGCCGTACCCCCTCTACGTGGCACTACTTCGCAGGTCAGGGCCCCTCTACCGGGGGTTCTACCGGGGTAGTGCTCCCCCGCTACGCGAGGGGTGCGGGTAGACCCCCGTCGAAGGGGTTCGGGTAGGGGGTCAGGTAGCGGGGGTGGCCTCTACCGGGGTCGCCGGCGGGGTCTCGCGGGCGGCGAGAAGCAGTTCCTCGGGTACGGCGGCTTCGAGGTCGGAGCGGCGGTATCCGGCGCGGTTGACGCCGGAGATCTTGACCTGCTTGCTGGTGCGTTCCACGCCGGCCGCTTCGAGTTCGGCGGCGAGCTTGTCCGCGTCCCAGTCGCCGTACCGGTCCTCATCTGTGTTCACGAGCCGGTTGAGCAGGTCGGCAGTGTGCATGCGGTCGGAGTGCCGCATCACGTCCAGGCAGTCCGAGAGCACCGGAGCGATGACGACCCCGGCCTGGTCGGCGGCGGCCGTCACGTCTCCGGCCGCGTCACCGCTGATCTGCCCGAGCGGTTCGCGCAGCGCCCGGCCCTTGAGGCACAGCGCGTTGAACTCGGCCGTGGTCAGCATGTCGTTCTTGACCGTGGCGTACGAGGCAGGCCCGGTGACCAGCACCGTCACGCCCTTGTGCTCCTCCGACAGCAGCGAGGCATCAGCGCCCATGGCGGCCTTGCCTGAGCCGAGAACCATGTCCGAGCTGGTCTTGTCGGTGACCTGGGTGCAGCACCGGATGGTGATGATCTCCCGCAGCTTCGTCGGCACGGACTTCGCGTCCGGCCGCTGGGAGGCGTAGTTGGAGATGAACCCGGCGGCCGGGCCGCGCCGCGCGATACGCCCGAGGTCGTCAACGACCTCTTCCCGTTCCCGGTCGTCCATGGCAAGGAAGGCTTCTTGCAGCTCATCGACGGTCAGGAAGATGAACGGCATCCGGTACTTCTCGATGATCTGCGGAGTGAGCTTGCCCTCGGGACAGATGGAGGTGGGCAGGCCACGGAAGAGCGCGAAGCGGCGTTCCATCTCCACCAGCAGCTCTTTGAGCACCGCCTTGAACGCCTCGATGGCGTCTTCCTCGGCACCGAGCACGAGCCGGTGGGCGACGTGCCGCATGCCCATCCAGTCCTGCCCGCCCTTGAAGTCGGCGACGTAGTGCCGCACCCACGGATCGAGCAGCCCGGCCGCCGTCATCAGACGCTGCGTGAACGTCTTGCCCCGGCGGGGGAGTCCGCCGAAGAACATCGACTGCCAGATGACGGGGACGTCGATGCGGTTACCGCGGGCGTCCTGCCCGAAGGGCACCGCGTCCCAGATCGAGAAGCGCTCCTTGTTCGCGAGCGGGGAGGGAACGGGGTCGGCCAGGTAGGGGTCGTCGTCCGCAACCCACATCGAGACGCGGCCGGCGTTGCCGCCCTTGGCGGCGCGCACGCGGGACATGATGACCTGGATCTCGTCCACCCCGAGTTCCTGGGCGAGGACTTCCCGCTTGGCCAGCACATCGGAGGCGGTCTTGCCCCCGCCGCGCGGGAGGTCGAAGACCACCGCCCAGCCACGACCGTCACGCACCGGGCCCATGACACAGGTGACCTTGGGCCCCTCTTCGTCGCCCTTGCCGCTCTTGAGGAGACCGGCGGCGCGCAGGGCGTCATTGAGCTGCTGGGCGGACATGTCCACCTTCAGCGGCGGGGCACCCTGATCGAGCAGCCGCGTCTCCTCCCCGCGCCCGAGGTAGACCAGCGGGACGGTGACGGCCGTGGTGATACCGGTCTGCAACAGCGGATCGGCCAGATAGACACCCATAGCGGCGGCGGCCACCCCCACAGCGGCGATACCGAAGCGCCAGCGCCGCGTTTCAGTGCGTGCGGCGTGCGCGGCCTGGTGCCGGGCGGCCAGCTCCACATCCTCCGGACGTGCCCGGGTCTGCGCCCGCAGCGCCTTCACGGTCGCCGTGTGGTCCTGAGCCGACAGTGTCGGCCAGATGCCCTTGCACGCCCGGAAGAACCCGCGAGCGGCCAACAGAACGGCCTTCATCAGGTACTTGGGGACGCGGATGCCGTGGTAGCGGGTGTGCCACCACGACAGTCGGCCGAACGCGGCCACGTTCGCCTGAATGGAACGCCACGAACGCGCCCACACCGGAAGCACCGGCGCATCAGGAACGGTCAGCCAGTCGGCCAACGGATTGTCCGCACGGTCCACCGCCTCGACCGCACCGGCCGTCCCTGTGTCCGGCACCGTGGCCGGGGTGGATTTGACGAGGCTCACCTTCGGTGGG
It encodes the following:
- a CDS encoding DUF3631 domain-containing protein, producing the protein MTEDTDGATLLEEVERFHRRFNVFPHESAYVAVALWDAHAHLLECFDSTPRLAFLSPEPGSGKSRALEIVETLVPHPMVAVNASAAALFRAVSGLEGRPTILFDEIDTVFGPKAGDNEELRGFLNAGHRRTGVTYRCVAEGDTQKVVAFPSYCAVAVAGLGSLPDTILTRSVIIRMRRRARNEKAEPFRARIHETEGHQLRDRLAQWADTVREQVAQTWPTMPEEVTDRPADVWEPLIAVADAAGGDWPKRAREACVELVNAAKANDKGSTGIRLLCDLRDHVFNGIDRLPTVAILDRLLALDDAPWADMGGKPLNARGLSKMLREYMTADNTPIVARNIKTGGGVLKGFYACDLHDAWERYCPPPPENPLLPLPPLPPSSES
- a CDS encoding Uma2 family endonuclease, which translates into the protein MSAGAAEGPEFHPPEMLSWEELQQLPDDVAEGIELWQGRVAWNRRGPLEHQRFAVRMRNALEDAARRAMRGESSGRDERCWQVEVETNVFFTPDKSSFLTPDFMVRRCLPRGADTFATDTVLVGEVLSGSDTPRRRQWKMDRYAEAAIPWYWEIELDSSATWEVTSVRAYELVAIDRSGLAVKPLRPSVYVAVGEWEPDGLGIEFPEPFALSVPWEDLAF
- a CDS encoding metallophosphoesterase — encoded protein: MASVADRPSRIARDRFRQVADRLAHRFATTTRRPYRRAAGLVLVTLLGAWLGLLAVGSVREPVGPVDTTMTLRPSVSGGTKINVAPLGALTLDSHTAPLRLDVDVDELDQERASALVDHPERIEGLRDEISDDVRSGALDLGVRSAVAVLTGSCALALAVYRRPRRALAAGGLSLALLVACGATAALTWNPKSVLEPKFSGLLASAPSVVGNARSIATEFDVYQQELARLVTNVTKLYDAASTLPAYQPDPSTTRVLHVSDIHLNPAAWHIVRSLVEQYKIDVIIDTGDTMDHGTAPENGFLEPIPDLGAPYMWVRGNHDSKTTQQAMEELAGTSPSKVHVLDGGEPVDVAGLRIAGWGDPQFTPDRSVAAEGDPAERAEGRRLAAALRSQRAAGSPVDIAVGHNPVLAEQTDGLVPLALAGHTHNRSTRVLPRDTRLMIEGSTGGSGLRAVEGETPDKVQASVLYLDRDSKRLQAWDEIDLGGLGLSKAEVSRHLPEEIEPGSSPSPSPSAPSPTGTSPATGR
- a CDS encoding DNA methylase, which gives rise to MTQPTDIRRARIRPHLLDLFCCAGGAATGYDRAGFEVHGIDIAPRPNYPFAFRRAEALEHLAALIASGEIRRYAIVHASPPCQHGCALTVGTNASRGWGRTHTQLIPALRELLDASGVPYVIEQPGGRAPVRRDLSLCGEMFGLGVLRHRNFELGGWTAVQPAHRPHRGRVRGWRHGEFHDGPYVAAYGSGGGKATVAEMQAAMGIDWTEVREELTEAIPPAYTQWLGSAFLSSSWELPASVGAAA
- a CDS encoding bifunctional DNA primase/polymerase, with amino-acid sequence MNPELLSAALETAERGWPVIPLRPGGKRPAGHREDRCPGTGRCTDGHVTPEQRATTDPELIRTAWGQRSYNVGIATGPAGLLVVDLDTLKPKDEKGAPDGATAFEALCERAGQPVPHTRRVRTPSGGEHLYFTAPPGERLKSSAGRLAKRIDTRAWGGYVVAPGSTTPGGTYQLTDPAPVAPLPLWLAEMLREQRPPAPVVLAPPRDATRVARVALERETARITAACEGVREHTLFTAARAMGRFVAWGDIPRHEVETAFQAGGESAGLTAAECRSTLRSALNWSIRNARPRESA
- a CDS encoding site-specific integrase, with the translated sequence MAKRANGDGSISQRKNGSYEGRVYVTTTSGIRKRVSVYGKTRDEVREKITRLQDQENQGIPMPDTNMRLDEYLTYWLARVVKVNRRPKTYQGYESVVRVHLVPGLGRKKIRTLRAAEVRTWLARVTSECQCCKHGWDEERPEPECCAAAGECCQSLLSRRMVQSIHAVLRNALQNAVREELIVRNVAQLVQVTTPSYDTGKGLSVAEARLLLRESADDRLHALYVLALVLGMRRGELLGLRWDAVDLDRETLIVERALQRVNGELTLVAPKTKTSFRTIPLPPVVVKALAEHRERQAQERATAGMEWKERGLVFTSRIGTPLEPDNLRRSWHPLRKRLGLEIRFHDLRHSAVSLLLDLGVPPHIVRQIVGHSDIGVTMKVYAHASLDEQRKALRKLGDTLS
- a CDS encoding helix-turn-helix domain-containing protein; this encodes MNSTPVTTPEALKVPEVMRALRLSRSKVYDLIRSGALPSYTEGRARRIPAESLRTYMSNKLKEAA
- a CDS encoding DUF2867 domain-containing protein, producing MRLPRTAHTSRPWRIHQFAPDFRVEDVWRMPTPGGPDDLAHLVDQMANGTDAHRSSAPSRLLFAIRWRLGKLFGWDRPDAGLGTRVPTLRDRLPADLRQEPPGPDLKGVPVPFTSVYHTRDEWAAEMANRTVHAVMHIGWVEDAKAPGGYRGQMAVLVKPNGFAGSLYMAAIKPFRYLGVYQQLLLAIGREWRAGTPGRSTAHR